A genomic segment from Flammeovirga pectinis encodes:
- a CDS encoding sulfatase yields the protein MKTYYILLLLFGASLITYGQDKPNILFIAYDDLRPLIGAYGEPEPHTPNIDLLADQAVRFNRAYVSYPLCLPSRAAMLTGVRFDNKWAPKGQKITFPKMIAMQKTWPGQLRDNGYWTATRGKLYHGKVPGGDKSSWDIAGKYWTSEYHDGGPEIEKRIVEIGGRQDQIDIYHEKGSGPGSLMYASVDCPDNMLNDGKVADDVVSYIKRKRDKSKPFMIACGFARPHMPWVAPKKYFDMYPEDAGKLAYLPKDAKKDMSNEPFGGRKGSEVWNEGVSDETAQKLIRGYMASTTYADAQMGKVIKALKEEGVYDNTIIVVWGDHGYHLTDHGKWRKNTGYNVALRSPLIIKMPHSKTPKVIENLVQNIDIYPTLMALTESEMAEGTQLHGKSLVPLLKGEKVDWEDLVYTCAQESYGLVTDQYRFTITKEGEYLLYDLKKDPYEWNNLAANKKYNKLINEFEGKLKTVVWNKPGNVL from the coding sequence ATGAAAACGTATTACATTTTATTATTACTCTTTGGCGCTAGTCTTATTACTTACGGACAAGATAAACCGAACATTTTATTTATTGCCTATGATGATCTAAGGCCATTAATAGGCGCCTATGGAGAGCCAGAGCCTCATACACCTAACATTGATTTATTGGCAGATCAAGCGGTTCGCTTTAATAGAGCTTATGTGAGTTATCCTTTGTGTTTACCATCTAGAGCAGCAATGCTTACAGGAGTTCGTTTTGATAATAAATGGGCACCTAAAGGACAAAAAATAACTTTCCCTAAAATGATTGCAATGCAAAAAACATGGCCGGGGCAGTTAAGAGACAACGGCTATTGGACGGCAACTAGAGGAAAGTTATACCATGGAAAAGTACCTGGTGGAGATAAATCTTCTTGGGATATTGCAGGTAAATATTGGACGAGTGAATACCATGATGGAGGCCCAGAAATTGAAAAAAGAATTGTAGAAATTGGTGGTAGACAAGATCAGATAGATATCTATCATGAAAAAGGTTCTGGACCAGGATCTTTAATGTATGCTTCTGTAGATTGCCCAGATAATATGCTAAATGATGGTAAAGTTGCAGACGATGTAGTTTCATATATTAAAAGGAAGAGAGATAAAAGTAAACCTTTCATGATTGCTTGTGGTTTTGCAAGACCTCATATGCCGTGGGTAGCACCAAAGAAATATTTTGATATGTATCCAGAAGATGCGGGTAAGTTGGCTTACCTTCCTAAAGATGCTAAAAAAGATATGTCGAATGAGCCCTTTGGCGGAAGAAAAGGAAGCGAAGTTTGGAACGAAGGAGTATCTGATGAAACAGCTCAAAAATTAATTCGGGGATATATGGCAAGTACTACTTATGCCGATGCACAAATGGGCAAAGTAATTAAAGCCTTAAAAGAAGAAGGAGTATATGATAATACCATTATTGTAGTTTGGGGAGACCACGGATACCACCTTACAGACCATGGGAAATGGAGAAAAAACACAGGGTACAATGTTGCATTAAGAAGTCCTTTGATTATAAAAATGCCTCATTCTAAAACGCCTAAAGTAATAGAAAATTTGGTTCAAAACATTGATATCTATCCAACATTAATGGCTTTAACGGAGTCTGAAATGGCTGAAGGAACCCAATTGCATGGTAAAAGCCTAGTGCCTTTATTAAAAGGAGAGAAAGTAGATTGGGAAGATTTAGTGTATACTTGTGCCCAAGAAAGCTACGGTTTAGTAACAGATCAATATAGATTTACAATTACTAAAGAAGGAGAATATTTACTTTATGATTTAAAGAAAGATCCTTACGAATGGAACAATTTGGCTGCTAACAAGAAATATAATAAGTTAATCAATGAGTTTGAAGGGAAACTAAAAACTGTTGTTTGGAACAAGCCAGGTAATGTGTTATAA
- a CDS encoding 5' nucleotidase, NT5C type, translated as MNKQILYIDMDGVTVDYTASELKNEPGFFLQMPPIKDAISSIKKLSKLFDIYFLSTAPWSNPNAWKEKRLWIEKHFGDQFNKRLILTHNKQLNKGDFLIDDRPHANGANQFEGDLLHFGSNEFKDWNAVVNYLCFEPIEIPEATMVYWSKKYKRFKNKEKAIAFFRKTRKQTPYANLYNNSGLQLYEVEYYV; from the coding sequence ATGAATAAGCAAATTCTATACATTGATATGGACGGTGTTACTGTGGATTATACTGCCTCAGAATTAAAAAACGAACCAGGTTTCTTTTTGCAAATGCCACCTATAAAAGATGCTATATCAAGCATTAAAAAATTATCGAAACTATTTGATATTTATTTCCTTTCTACTGCTCCTTGGTCCAATCCAAATGCATGGAAAGAAAAACGACTTTGGATTGAAAAACACTTTGGAGATCAATTTAACAAAAGATTAATATTGACACACAACAAACAGTTAAATAAAGGTGATTTCTTAATTGATGATAGACCACATGCTAATGGTGCTAATCAGTTTGAAGGAGACTTATTGCATTTTGGTAGTAATGAGTTTAAAGACTGGAATGCAGTGGTTAATTACCTTTGTTTTGAGCCTATAGAAATACCTGAAGCAACAATGGTTTATTGGTCAAAAAAGTATAAAAGGTTTAAAAATAAAGAAAAAGCAATTGCTTTTTTCAGAAAGACAAGAAAACAAACACCTTATGCAAATCTGTATAATAACTCAGGTCTCCAGCTTTATGAGGTTGAATATTATGTTTAA
- a CDS encoding RrF2 family transcriptional regulator, whose product MFSKACQYGLKAVIFLGKESAKGNKVGVNEIAEAIDSPKAFTSKVLQSLSKKKIVTSVKGPYGGFYINKEVCTSTSLSEIVKIIDGDKVYTACLLGFNSCDKENPCPMHDRFVEVRENLKKKLEATTVQVLIDEIGLDFFNFK is encoded by the coding sequence ATGTTTTCAAAAGCTTGTCAATATGGATTGAAGGCTGTCATCTTTTTAGGAAAGGAGTCAGCGAAGGGTAATAAAGTTGGGGTTAACGAAATTGCAGAAGCAATTGACTCTCCAAAAGCTTTTACCTCTAAGGTTTTGCAATCTCTAAGTAAAAAGAAGATTGTAACATCGGTTAAAGGGCCGTATGGTGGTTTTTACATCAATAAAGAAGTCTGTACTAGTACATCTTTAAGTGAAATTGTAAAAATTATTGATGGAGATAAAGTATATACTGCTTGTCTCTTAGGGTTTAATAGTTGCGATAAAGAGAACCCCTGCCCAATGCATGATCGATTTGTTGAAGTAAGAGAAAACTTAAAAAAGAAATTAGAAGCAACTACTGTTCAAGTATTAATTGATGAAATAGGTTTAGACTTCTTCAATTTTAAATAA
- a CDS encoding GlcG/HbpS family heme-binding protein, protein MNISLENSEKIINAAKAKSEELGVKMNIAVVDGGANLTAFARMDGAWLGSLDISIKKAKTARFFDMNTGIIGELSQPGGALYNIEHSNNGLITFPGGVPIKCQETGNIIGAIGVSGSTVEDDHAVAMAGIEALGK, encoded by the coding sequence ATGAACATCTCATTAGAAAACTCAGAAAAAATTATTAACGCAGCAAAAGCTAAGTCAGAAGAGTTAGGCGTAAAAATGAACATTGCTGTTGTAGATGGAGGAGCTAATTTAACTGCATTTGCTCGTATGGATGGTGCATGGTTAGGTTCTCTAGATATCTCAATTAAAAAAGCAAAAACAGCTAGATTTTTTGATATGAATACAGGAATAATTGGAGAATTATCTCAACCGGGTGGAGCTCTTTACAATATTGAACATTCAAATAATGGGTTAATTACATTCCCAGGTGGTGTGCCAATCAAATGTCAAGAAACTGGAAATATAATTGGTGCTATTGGTGTAAGTGGTAGTACTGTTGAAGATGATCATGCAGTTGCTATGGCTGGTATTGAAGCATTAGGAAAATAA
- a CDS encoding serine hydrolase domain-containing protein, with protein sequence MKKQTTTAKKIFRVVLLISTIISMFFVPWVLVKAWIPPLPDTIQEQLENSLDYGYEGIIAYVDQAGKQPQYFAAGWDNREEKIPAKPNALFKIASISKLYNVVAVTKLVKQGRLSLDKTIVDYLPELDGRIDNANEITLRLMVQHRSGIPNFTDAPNFWAQPTATYEESLALILDQPANFKPGEDYEYCNTNYLLLSKIMDNVLGYSHFQFIQEEVLTPLHLQNTFASLNDVDSLNVMSGYHIGYPYNLRGNEHGMLATAEDVGVFLRALNNGAVFNDGEQEIYSSIYKYEHAGWVPGYQSFANYNKELDAVVIVFYSTTDADLLFWNLSEIINSRIIKILKRDID encoded by the coding sequence ATGAAAAAACAAACAACAACAGCCAAAAAGATTTTTAGAGTAGTATTGCTTATTTCTACAATTATTTCCATGTTTTTTGTGCCGTGGGTTTTAGTAAAAGCTTGGATTCCACCCTTACCAGATACCATTCAAGAACAATTAGAAAATAGCCTTGATTATGGTTACGAAGGTATTATTGCTTATGTAGATCAGGCAGGGAAACAACCTCAATACTTTGCAGCGGGTTGGGATAATAGAGAAGAGAAGATTCCTGCAAAACCGAATGCACTTTTTAAAATTGCGAGTATCAGTAAATTATACAATGTTGTTGCAGTTACAAAATTAGTAAAGCAGGGTCGGCTTTCTTTGGATAAAACCATTGTAGATTATTTGCCTGAACTAGATGGTAGAATTGATAATGCGAATGAAATCACCTTAAGGTTAATGGTACAGCATAGAAGTGGGATTCCCAATTTTACAGATGCACCAAATTTTTGGGCTCAACCAACGGCAACTTATGAAGAAAGTCTTGCTTTAATTTTAGATCAACCTGCAAACTTTAAACCTGGAGAAGACTATGAATATTGCAATACAAACTATTTATTGCTTAGTAAAATAATGGACAATGTTTTAGGCTATTCTCATTTCCAGTTTATTCAAGAAGAAGTACTAACGCCTCTTCATTTACAAAATACATTTGCTTCTCTAAATGATGTAGATAGTTTAAACGTAATGAGTGGGTATCATATTGGTTACCCTTACAATTTAAGGGGAAATGAACATGGTATGTTGGCAACTGCAGAAGACGTAGGTGTTTTTTTAAGAGCACTAAACAATGGGGCAGTTTTTAATGATGGAGAACAAGAAATATATTCTTCAATCTATAAATACGAACATGCAGGTTGGGTACCTGGATATCAAAGTTTTGCTAATTATAATAAAGAATTAGATGCTGTTGTAATTGTATTTTACAGTACTACAGATGCTGATTTATTATTTTGGAATTTGTCAGAAATAATAAATAGTAGAATCATTAAGATATTAAAAAGAGATATAGACTGA
- a CDS encoding right-handed parallel beta-helix repeat-containing protein: MKIVNLLGIFMLLSSLVSATNYYVDAANGNDKNEGTSKKKAWKSLWKVNQKVLQPGDAVLFAAGTSYNGQLKPQGSGTKEDVIKIDRYGKGEHPQINGKGKKEATLLLYNVEYFEVRNLKITNKGAERKGKRRGVIVRAEDFGDCHHIVLEGLEIFDVNGLFEKKKGGGSAILWQNMGNKVKTRFIDLQILNNFMHHCERNAINSKGYAKRTEWHPSLQVVIRGNLIENIPGDGIVPIATDGTLIEYNVIRKGIDSMPVGDAAAGIWPWSSDNTVIQFNSVSDHRAKWDGQGYDSDYNCFNTTIQYNLSYNNWGGFILICNNGFSLGEPLNNGTVNTIVKYNLSINDGIRPYKAHNKRYFAPTFHVTGPLENTDIHHNIVIIPNKEIPEMENDLIEFNDWGKKYPDKTIFEKNIVRNQTTARIILGKTTNLKNKDNDISTSFNYEERDPIKVLDALKNNPLLKDNEEFKKLYKFIQGLKIL, translated from the coding sequence ATGAAAATAGTAAACTTACTTGGCATTTTTATGCTGCTATCTTCTTTAGTTTCAGCCACTAATTATTATGTGGATGCAGCAAATGGGAATGATAAAAATGAGGGTACATCAAAAAAGAAAGCTTGGAAATCTCTCTGGAAGGTAAATCAAAAAGTATTACAACCCGGAGATGCTGTTTTATTTGCAGCAGGAACATCGTACAACGGTCAGTTAAAACCACAAGGTTCTGGTACAAAAGAAGATGTAATTAAAATTGATCGCTACGGAAAGGGTGAACATCCACAGATCAATGGAAAAGGAAAAAAAGAAGCCACGTTACTTTTATATAATGTAGAGTATTTTGAGGTGAGAAATCTTAAAATAACTAACAAAGGAGCAGAACGAAAAGGCAAAAGAAGAGGTGTAATTGTGCGTGCTGAAGACTTTGGAGATTGTCATCATATTGTTTTAGAAGGTCTTGAAATTTTTGATGTGAACGGACTTTTTGAGAAAAAGAAAGGGGGTGGTTCTGCAATTCTTTGGCAAAATATGGGTAATAAAGTGAAAACTCGTTTTATTGATCTACAGATACTTAATAACTTTATGCACCATTGCGAACGTAATGCAATTAACTCTAAAGGGTATGCAAAACGTACAGAATGGCACCCAAGTTTACAAGTGGTAATTCGAGGAAATTTAATAGAGAATATTCCTGGTGATGGTATTGTTCCAATTGCAACAGACGGTACGCTGATAGAGTACAATGTAATAAGAAAAGGCATTGACTCTATGCCTGTCGGAGATGCAGCTGCAGGAATTTGGCCATGGAGTAGCGATAATACGGTTATTCAATTTAATAGCGTTAGTGATCATAGAGCAAAATGGGATGGACAAGGATATGATTCTGATTACAATTGTTTTAATACCACAATTCAATACAACCTAAGTTATAATAACTGGGGCGGTTTTATTTTAATTTGTAATAACGGATTTTCTCTAGGGGAACCATTAAACAATGGAACAGTAAATACAATTGTAAAATATAATCTTAGTATCAACGATGGAATACGCCCGTACAAGGCACACAACAAAAGGTATTTTGCTCCTACTTTTCATGTAACTGGGCCATTAGAAAATACAGATATTCATCATAATATTGTGATTATTCCAAACAAAGAAATTCCTGAAATGGAAAATGATTTGATAGAGTTTAATGATTGGGGAAAGAAGTATCCTGATAAAACAATTTTTGAAAAGAACATTGTTAGGAACCAGACTACAGCAAGAATAATTCTTGGAAAAACAACCAACTTAAAGAATAAGGATAACGATATTTCTACATCATTTAATTATGAGGAAAGAGATCCCATAAAAGTACTTGATGCATTAAAAAATAACCCTCTTTTAAAAGATAATGAAGAATTTAAGAAACTCTATAAATTTATTCAAGGGTTGAAAATATTGTAA
- a CDS encoding carboxypeptidase-like regulatory domain-containing protein, whose amino-acid sequence MTILSSTKLFSQKLTDEFITNFSGLVKDKRIVLLSEMSHREGSVIKTNTELVKYLHQKKGFNLILFESGFIDLGFFSRTDSTANYRENLSDAIFPVWTKSEEFQPLLDYLAEQKKTLEVGGFDLQFSSDHMYSSFIDSLRLYTPIEDKEKWESFFYVFDGVVNEAYYPFKEYPLGLYISKINKLSKLVEGDDFLQQGLKNYKEYLLILKSGVFEVEEKDFKAKMANPRDLQMAKNVIYYANKYPKAKIICWGASAHFAQDFSSFENEEIKAFKPMGGEIAKELGKQVISIGYTGGTGSYKYWFEDINEAKRVVLNYNGKFEDDCNKMDSITIIDLNTTHLKDSLFSSSSIEYTPLKGKWSEVFDAIIFQKEITPMHQIEEKQDIQFDTSFITNSYPLITSTKILKKTGAYKRGEVLNQVDGTPVSFCLLKIKGTQAGTVCDVDGKYEISIKPGDTLLLSSSGYEKKEIVFNGLNLDFNLKPSEITLNELTIFSEGNFAEHIFNKVLENLDKNYDLKPYNLDFFVRHKITRNNKLRYNYEYFGQYYFSYYGNEANSMITENRLFDFKPFKSFYFSAKKFHHDIANPILTNSIFQNKQLKKYNFELIEDDRFYLLKVYPKKQRYSHIKEEFYITINPIDYAVLEFKCINITDPKIMTDAFYKLYKRNDKNLLPLQLSLSERIYSTKYNKNFNGKYDVVYGVWDNYVQGYNEFLEEDVNINDHKVYIPYNKTNDIVSKCNDKEAQDSQYGTVKYNKDFWDNFNVPKIALKDQLIY is encoded by the coding sequence ATGACTATTTTGTCATCTACAAAACTATTTTCTCAAAAATTGACAGACGAATTTATCACAAACTTCTCAGGTTTAGTTAAAGATAAAAGAATTGTTCTTTTAAGTGAAATGTCTCATCGTGAAGGAAGTGTAATAAAAACGAACACAGAACTTGTAAAATATTTACATCAAAAGAAAGGGTTTAATCTTATTCTATTTGAGTCAGGGTTTATTGATTTAGGTTTTTTCTCTAGAACTGACTCAACTGCAAATTATAGAGAAAACTTATCCGATGCTATTTTTCCTGTATGGACAAAATCTGAAGAATTTCAACCTTTATTAGATTATTTAGCAGAACAAAAAAAGACGCTTGAAGTCGGTGGATTTGATCTTCAATTTTCATCCGATCATATGTATTCAAGTTTTATTGATTCATTAAGATTATATACACCAATAGAGGATAAAGAGAAATGGGAGAGTTTCTTTTATGTTTTTGATGGTGTAGTTAATGAAGCGTATTATCCTTTTAAAGAATACCCATTAGGACTATATATCTCTAAAATTAATAAACTTAGTAAACTTGTTGAGGGAGATGATTTTCTGCAGCAAGGTTTAAAGAATTATAAAGAGTATTTATTGATACTAAAGTCAGGTGTTTTTGAGGTTGAAGAAAAAGATTTCAAAGCAAAAATGGCTAATCCCAGAGATCTACAAATGGCAAAAAATGTAATCTATTATGCCAATAAATACCCAAAAGCAAAGATTATCTGTTGGGGTGCTTCCGCTCATTTTGCACAGGATTTCTCAAGTTTTGAAAATGAGGAGATAAAAGCTTTTAAACCTATGGGTGGTGAAATTGCAAAAGAACTTGGCAAGCAAGTAATTAGTATTGGGTATACTGGGGGAACAGGAAGTTATAAATATTGGTTTGAAGATATAAATGAAGCCAAAAGAGTTGTTTTAAATTATAATGGAAAATTTGAAGATGATTGTAATAAAATGGATAGTATTACAATTATTGATCTTAATACTACACATCTAAAAGATAGTCTTTTTTCTTCCTCTTCTATAGAATATACGCCCTTGAAAGGAAAATGGTCAGAAGTATTTGATGCGATCATTTTTCAGAAAGAAATTACACCTATGCACCAAATTGAGGAAAAACAAGATATACAATTTGACACCTCATTTATAACAAACAGCTACCCTCTTATAACTTCTACAAAAATATTAAAAAAAACAGGAGCGTATAAAAGAGGAGAAGTATTGAATCAAGTAGATGGTACTCCAGTTAGTTTCTGTCTTCTTAAAATTAAAGGGACACAAGCAGGAACTGTGTGTGATGTAGATGGTAAGTATGAAATCTCTATTAAACCAGGTGATACCTTATTACTATCTTCAAGTGGTTATGAAAAAAAAGAAATAGTTTTTAATGGACTGAATCTAGATTTTAATTTGAAGCCTTCAGAAATTACCCTTAATGAATTGACAATTTTTTCTGAAGGTAATTTTGCCGAACATATTTTTAATAAAGTACTTGAAAATTTAGACAAAAATTATGATCTGAAGCCTTATAATTTAGACTTTTTTGTAAGACATAAAATCACAAGAAATAATAAACTTCGATATAATTATGAGTATTTCGGTCAATACTATTTTTCATATTATGGTAATGAAGCGAATAGTATGATTACAGAGAATAGACTTTTTGATTTTAAACCTTTTAAAAGCTTCTATTTTAGTGCAAAAAAGTTTCATCATGATATAGCAAACCCCATTCTTACCAATTCAATTTTTCAAAATAAACAGCTTAAGAAATATAATTTTGAATTGATAGAAGATGATAGGTTTTATTTGCTAAAGGTCTATCCTAAAAAACAAAGATATTCACATATAAAAGAAGAGTTTTATATTACTATCAATCCAATAGATTACGCAGTTTTAGAATTTAAATGCATCAATATAACTGATCCCAAAATAATGACAGACGCATTCTACAAACTTTATAAACGTAATGACAAAAATTTATTACCTCTTCAACTTTCATTATCAGAAAGAATTTATAGTACTAAGTATAATAAAAATTTCAATGGTAAGTATGATGTAGTCTATGGAGTATGGGATAATTATGTACAAGGTTATAATGAATTTTTAGAGGAGGATGTAAATATAAACGATCATAAAGTTTATATACCTTATAACAAAACGAACGATATTGTAAGCAAGTGTAATGATAAAGAAGCACAAGATAGCCAATATGGCACTGTTAAATACAATAAAGACTTTTGGGATAACTTTAATGTCCCAAAAATAGCACTTAAAGATCAATTAATTTATTAA
- a CDS encoding hexameric tyrosine-coordinated heme protein gives MSDQPWLPTLITSTPQEGYELAIKLSRMGVKSTQPNVELLKKMRPDYAENADSLTKASQVIAINFQTVAAANNYWR, from the coding sequence ATGTCAGATCAACCTTGGTTACCCACTTTAATAACTTCTACTCCACAAGAAGGGTACGAGTTAGCTATCAAATTGTCTAGAATGGGAGTAAAATCAACTCAACCTAATGTTGAATTATTAAAGAAAATGCGTCCAGATTATGCAGAAAATGCTGATAGTTTAACGAAAGCATCGCAAGTAATTGCTATCAACTTTCAAACTGTAGCTGCAGCCAATAATTATTGGAGATAA
- a CDS encoding S1 family peptidase, giving the protein MNYQRILVLMCSIALFFSCNKDDEEVVSKEENTSTFGIRHDKKLAEYEAITANNRSDLPNFDAVIQFRYSLDGSDNQEYTASGSLIDEEWILTAAHNFYVQETQFSPARASGITVKVGNDPNNPIAEYSVAEVILHPTWLTGNQDYGHANDLCLVKLSTPITTITPAKLVSKNREQLESVVWVCGFGDYSKRADQDDNLDSKKHAVSNILDRKVAGLTTSANGITYSGSLLAIDFDNPIGTINSLGDDYISEDEQILGSGTSNTVALDFEGTTVKGDSGGPLFINNNGVWEIAGVLSGGATKPIPNHTDGDYGDISIFVRVSTSYDWIILAMQ; this is encoded by the coding sequence ATGAATTATCAACGTATTTTAGTATTAATGTGCTCAATAGCATTGTTTTTTTCATGTAATAAGGATGATGAAGAGGTTGTAAGTAAAGAAGAAAACACCTCAACGTTTGGCATAAGACATGATAAAAAATTAGCTGAATACGAAGCTATAACGGCCAATAATAGAAGTGATTTACCCAATTTTGACGCTGTAATACAATTTAGATATAGTTTAGACGGGAGCGATAATCAAGAATATACAGCATCTGGGTCACTAATTGATGAGGAATGGATTTTAACAGCAGCACATAATTTTTATGTACAAGAAACACAATTTAGCCCTGCACGAGCCTCTGGTATTACGGTAAAAGTTGGAAATGATCCCAACAATCCGATTGCCGAATATTCAGTAGCAGAAGTTATTTTACACCCTACATGGTTAACGGGAAATCAAGATTATGGCCACGCAAACGATTTATGTTTAGTTAAACTTTCTACACCAATAACAACTATAACACCCGCTAAATTAGTCAGTAAAAATAGAGAACAACTCGAAAGTGTAGTATGGGTTTGTGGCTTTGGTGATTATTCAAAAAGGGCAGATCAAGATGATAACCTAGATTCTAAAAAACATGCTGTTAGTAATATTTTAGATAGAAAGGTAGCCGGTTTAACTACTTCAGCTAATGGAATTACCTATTCTGGCAGTCTTTTAGCAATTGATTTTGATAACCCAATTGGTACAATTAATTCTTTAGGCGATGATTATATAAGTGAAGATGAACAAATACTTGGCAGTGGCACTAGTAATACTGTAGCACTTGATTTTGAAGGAACGACTGTTAAAGGAGATAGTGGAGGACCACTGTTTATAAATAATAATGGGGTTTGGGAAATAGCTGGTGTTTTATCTGGAGGAGCAACAAAACCAATACCCAATCATACAGATGGCGATTACGGTGATATAAGTATTTTTGTTAGAGTATCTACTTCTTATGATTGGATTATATTGGCAATGCAATAA
- a CDS encoding helix-turn-helix domain-containing protein → MTIENIPEHYIQSDLSDKELLIYNLQMSKEIIKTKVNLNMHMFSFLQKGRKEVHYADRAVTVNEKQSILLRKGNCLWSELLNPEENYFCKLLFFTEERLSKFINEYIDKGAEENEEIEETFFCIENDNYLTSYIDSLFNINEPQAKLNDKLLSIKFDELLIYLLRKYGKSFEKFLISLESQKKNSSFKVSIEQNIFSSLSLEEIAFLCNMSLSTFKRHFKEEYNMSPGKWLRDKRLDKAKELLDKENKTPSDIYLDLGYHNLSNFSNAFKKKFGVSPTEIA, encoded by the coding sequence ATGACAATCGAAAATATCCCAGAACACTATATTCAATCTGATTTATCAGATAAAGAACTTTTGATATATAACCTTCAAATGTCAAAAGAAATTATTAAAACAAAAGTCAACCTCAATATGCATATGTTTAGCTTCTTACAGAAAGGAAGGAAAGAAGTACATTATGCAGACAGAGCTGTAACTGTAAATGAAAAACAATCCATTTTGCTAAGAAAGGGAAATTGTTTGTGGAGTGAATTACTCAATCCAGAAGAAAACTATTTTTGTAAATTACTTTTTTTTACGGAAGAAAGGCTGTCTAAATTTATTAATGAGTATATAGATAAAGGAGCTGAAGAGAACGAAGAAATAGAAGAAACTTTTTTCTGTATTGAAAATGATAATTACCTCACTTCTTACATAGATTCTCTTTTTAATATTAATGAGCCTCAAGCCAAATTAAACGACAAGCTTTTATCAATAAAATTTGATGAGCTTTTAATCTATCTACTAAGAAAATATGGCAAATCATTTGAGAAGTTTTTGATATCTCTTGAAAGTCAGAAAAAGAATTCCTCTTTTAAAGTGAGTATTGAGCAAAATATATTTTCATCCTTAAGTTTAGAAGAAATTGCTTTTCTCTGTAATATGAGCCTATCAACTTTTAAAAGACATTTTAAAGAGGAATACAATATGTCGCCAGGCAAATGGTTAAGAGATAAGCGTTTAGATAAAGCAAAAGAATTGTTGGACAAAGAAAATAAGACACCTTCTGATATCTATTTAGATCTTGGATATCATAATTTATCTAATTTTAGTAATGCGTTTAAGAAGAAATTTGGTGTGAGTCCTACTGAAATAGCTTAA
- a CDS encoding cbb3-type cytochrome c oxidase subunit I — translation MYFSGTPVQAIALGATFSALEVVPLTLMGFEIFESWNILKSYDWIKKYKWPIFFFISVSFWNMLGAGVFGFLINPPIALYYIQGLNTTAVHAHTALFGVYGMLGMGFIILCLRLSTSEIWEEKHLKRAFWCLNIGLITMVVISLLPIGIIQFYTSLTKGYSYARSSDLLYSPLVQTLKWSRILGDVIFSIGIYYFCLFTVKQTIKAIKSN, via the coding sequence TTGTATTTTTCTGGAACACCAGTACAAGCTATTGCTCTTGGTGCCACATTTAGTGCTTTAGAGGTAGTTCCTTTAACATTAATGGGCTTCGAAATTTTTGAGAGTTGGAACATCTTAAAAAGCTACGATTGGATTAAAAAATATAAATGGCCAATTTTCTTCTTTATATCCGTATCATTTTGGAATATGTTAGGTGCTGGAGTGTTTGGTTTCTTAATTAACCCTCCTATTGCATTGTACTATATACAAGGGTTAAATACCACGGCTGTTCATGCACATACAGCATTATTTGGTGTGTATGGTATGTTAGGTATGGGCTTTATTATTCTTTGTTTAAGACTTTCTACATCAGAAATCTGGGAAGAAAAACACCTAAAAAGAGCATTTTGGTGTTTAAATATAGGGTTAATTACTATGGTGGTAATAAGTTTATTACCAATTGGAATAATTCAATTTTATACCTCTCTTACAAAAGGGTATTCTTATGCAAGAAGTTCTGACTTACTCTATTCTCCATTAGTTCAAACATTAAAATGGAGTAGAATACTAGGAGATGTCATTTTCTCTATAGGTATTTATTATTTCTGTCTTTTCACTGTAAAACAGACTATTAAAGCCATTAAATCAAATTAA